GCTGTTATTTCTCACATCCATTGACGGCACACTAGTCGTTCTGGCAGAATCAGATAGAATAAGATTTCTGTGCAATTGCCTGGCCTCGGAATCCAGGGCCTTTTCCATTGCCGTAATTTTTCCATAGAACGAAGAATTTGCATTTTCTTTCAGTGCAAATTTTACAGTCAGGTTTGACATGGTGTTGCGCCCCAAATGATATTGTAACACCCTGCAATCGAAAAAACCAGATTCTCCGACATATGAAATTTTTCCATTGGCCTTTGCATTTTCTCCGACCAAAAAAAAGTTTATCTCTGTCCTGAAATTCGCATTTGCAATGACATTTTTGGTCAATTCAACCTGACTTCCTTCGCCAAGAAAAAAACCAATGGACTCGAAAGTATCTGGACCTATCTCATTGTCAGTGTTATGGTTATAAACCACCGAAGCTCCATCTTCCACCACCACAAAAAAAAATCCACAGGCACTCTTTTTTCGATTAAATTTATGCTCCAGCCTGACATTGGTATCTCTATCAACATTTATCTCGACCATGCCAAAATTTTCGGACGGGATCTCATAAACATCGCCATCGCCCAGGCCAACAAATTCTCTATGTCCTTCGGCCATACAATGTTTCAATGCCATAGCATAGATATCATCGCCGGACACATCTTCGGGCAGGTGGGGCATAAAATTTCTAAAAAAAACCCATGGCCCGGAATTTTTGCTGGTTTTCCAGCCTTTCCAGTCAAAGCTATTCGTCAAACAAAGATTTTTCAATTCATCAAAGAATGGCATGGCCATCATTCCTCCACGGATTCGGCCAAAATCGTTCCACCAGAAACCTTTACTTTTTCCAAAATGGATGACTTGATCTCATCGGCTAAAGCCTTGTCTTCGGCCAAGGTCTGTTTTGATGCTTCCCGACCTTGTCCCACCAATTTTCCTTTGTAAGAAATCCATGCGCCTTTCTTATCCAATATGTTATACTCTAAACCCAGATCAACGATCGACCCGGTCTTGGAAATTCCTTCGTTATGCATTATGTCGAACTCGCACTCGGTAAATGGCGCTGCCACTTTGTTTTTAACAATTTTCACCCTGGTCCGACTCCCTATCACCCGGCTGCCACTGTCTTTGATCTGATTAATTCGCCTTATATCCATTCTGACCGAAGAAAAAAACTTCAGCGCTCGTCCGCCTGGTGTGGTCTCTGGACTGCCAAACATAACTCCAATTTTTTCGCGTATCTGATTGGTAAATACACAGATACATTGCGTCCGGCTCACCGCCGATGTCAACTTGCGCATGGCTTGACTCATCATCCTCGCCTGTAAGCCTATGGTGGCATCGCCAATCTGTCCCTCCAATTCGGCCTTCGAAATCAATGCCGCCACCGAATCTATTATAATCACATCGATGGCCCCAGATTTTATCAAAGTTTCGGCAATATTCAGTGCATCTTCACCATTTTCTGGCTGAGCAACCATCAAATTATCCAGATCCACACCAACAACTTTTGTGTATTTTGGATCCAAGGCATGTTCCACATCTATGAAAACGGCATTGCCACCGATCCGCTGGGCCTCGGCAATGACACTTAGGCAAAAAGTGGTCTTACCCGACGACTCCGGCCCAAATACTTCGCAGATCCTGCCTCGGGGCAATCCACCAACACCAAGAGCCAAATCCAACGACAAAGAACCGGTGGAAATCACTGACACATTCATCTTTTTGGCATCACCCATGCGCATCACCGAACCATCGCCAAATTGCTTATTGACAGCGGTTATCGCCAAATCTAATGTTTTGGGATCATGTAAAGTCTGCTTCGAAATCGCTCGCTCATCTGTAGACATGGATTCATTTCTACTTCTAGGAATGATCGTTTCAAGTTTTATTTAATTTTCGAAGATAAACCTGTTAATATAAATATAAACAAAGCTTGAGAAACAATTTTAGAGTAATAGAATTGCAGCCGATGAAATCTTCAAATGGTTCAGCATTAATCGAATGCATATTGGGTATATC
The sequence above is a segment of the Puniceicoccales bacterium genome. Coding sequences within it:
- a CDS encoding SufD family Fe-S cluster assembly protein; this translates as MMAMPFFDELKNLCLTNSFDWKGWKTSKNSGPWVFFRNFMPHLPEDVSGDDIYAMALKHCMAEGHREFVGLGDGDVYEIPSENFGMVEINVDRDTNVRLEHKFNRKKSACGFFFVVVEDGASVVYNHNTDNEIGPDTFESIGFFLGEGSQVELTKNVIANANFRTEINFFLVGENAKANGKISYVGESGFFDCRVLQYHLGRNTMSNLTVKFALKENANSSFYGKITAMEKALDSEARQLHRNLILSDSARTTSVPSMDVRNNSIKCYHGSTVSEINPEQLFYLNARGVERRRAEQMIIDGFLKFY
- the recA gene encoding recombinase RecA; protein product: MSTDERAISKQTLHDPKTLDLAITAVNKQFGDGSVMRMGDAKKMNVSVISTGSLSLDLALGVGGLPRGRICEVFGPESSGKTTFCLSVIAEAQRIGGNAVFIDVEHALDPKYTKVVGVDLDNLMVAQPENGEDALNIAETLIKSGAIDVIIIDSVAALISKAELEGQIGDATIGLQARMMSQAMRKLTSAVSRTQCICVFTNQIREKIGVMFGSPETTPGGRALKFFSSVRMDIRRINQIKDSGSRVIGSRTRVKIVKNKVAAPFTECEFDIMHNEGISKTGSIVDLGLEYNILDKKGAWISYKGKLVGQGREASKQTLAEDKALADEIKSSILEKVKVSGGTILAESVEE